Within Malus domestica chromosome 04, GDT2T_hap1, the genomic segment attgtattgtacctaacttgatatatcatatacattcctaaaaaatttatatcttgcttttctaatgctattttatttttgctaatcacaattccattattTATAAATTCTTGTAATATTATCTCTAAATGCTTCatatgttcatttttatttttactatgtactaaaatatcatctacataaaaactacaaaaattaacatatttcttgaaaatttggtccatctttctttgaaaaaTCGATtgagcatttttaagtccaaatggcataacgagccactcaaaatgtccttctggacaagtaaaagttgtccactcaattaattcttctgctaatcttatttgccaaaaacctgatttacaatcaaatttgctaaaatatttactctcttgaattttatttataagctcatccttatttggtaatttataactatcttcatatgtattatcatttaatctcttgtaattataaactattatAGCCCTACCTCTCTTTAGTTCTGAGTGTTTTCTTACTATAAATGTTGTTGATCTATGTCTAGACTTAGATGatctaattacttttaaatttaacaactcttttatttgctgctcaaactcttgtttataTATTAGACTACAAGGCATATCAGTCgtcttaatggttaaatctgggttaattatatctaattttgctagtattttatttttactccaatgaaactgtgggtcttctcctataatcctagtttgttctgctaattgtaacaattcttctaaactctttggtctatctaactgtaatatttctatacaggttccttcttctaaaatcgggtattcatgttcaaatatgtcttcatcaaactcttctacgttattatgctcatcattttcttttgagttttctaaatgaTAACTATCTTGGCCATTAGGCTCTTCtatacttatgtttttgtatgcttctacattattactttggtcagttattgtaatgcctcttttgaaaaatattatgttagggttcataaataaaaaaaccttgcaaacttttcaaaaagtttaaacctaaaataaatggatatgatcctactggtgaaacaaatgttaatggtaaattaaattgttgtttttctacttcAATAAACTCAATATTTATACAATGTGTTAAGTAAACTGGTCTCATTGTGTTATTCTtactggttttgctaatttttgtctatatttttctggtactagctattctcttatgacactctttgtactccctgtatctatcatagctatcgtttgtatcttatgttcttttACTAATTCTATTTCGCAATTTATGGTAATTGAAGAACTATTCTTTTTCTATactatgaacaatatttcctaatatttcagtaTTTTCTTGTGGTTCTGCTTAATTAACTTCTAATAATTTATTATCATAacatttttcacataatattgaatatgtattatcgtatttatttgcaactaatttactacacttatgacatttttctaGCCAACCTAAATTgatgtatttatattcttcttcatgttgttcttctatgaatgcacacatatactcttctaGATCACTATTTGTGCTACTTGCATCTTCTGAGTCTGAATCTATCATATTAATActctctatactataaatattctcattatcacttaaattatctaaactgtatattgactgaatatcctcatcttcttctaacttaaacaactccatcaaatgtattttttctttcgactgtttacctaattttggacatttaggtctaatatgtCTAGCTTCTCCATATGAATAATATTTACAAttactcttatcttttggtgctttatattttctaattcaaggtctgccacttctttttctaaattgttttggaatatattttcttttcctatatgtTCTTGAAGGTCTTATGCTGAAATTTTTATGCTGTTTGTAGGGTTTATAcgacttatatttctttttgtatattttcttattctttttcttaTGGCAACTATACTGTTGTGGtaaatcttaatttttatttgactacactcttGTCTGAGTATATCATGTACATCATTCTAGGTCCTAtagcaatatcatttttcttcggATGCTTTTgtcattcattccaaatcttttcacctattggtccttttatttttgtcatataagtatctaataaattaatatcactaattctacattttcttcctaaatatttaaataaatctGTGGTATACTCAGCTTTATACTGTAAATcgcaaatttgtaattgttctaaatttctgattgctcttatttgttcttgttcgcttctgccatctaacctattatgatctaaaaactcttgtttaatcaaagtaacaaaaccatcaatattaaaatgtgttttagctTCCTGATGTTGTTCTGGATTTTGAACTTTCTATGactggaaataataaaaaactaaaccatccaAAGTTTGCTCGAAGTAATCTAACgtattttgtgaattactaaaatctaacattaatgctgcatgtacgcaacctttttcccatctctcaattgttctttcccaatcttgtggatctacattatctaaatttaatatattaccagctatattaatttgttctaaccctttcaaatatggaatcctattttttcttggttttatcatACTTTTTTCCATATagtctacttttgctttttcattatattgttcatttgttgaTCTCAAAAATTATTGATCAGTTCTACTTGCGTGTCCTGGATTCTCTACTCctgatgtactactttcttctgctggattacattctgctttcaattctaataaattattatattcttttgatcctaaaatgtgttctactcctatttctaagattaaaattttcatttcttcatctaaaattttatgtagtcctaaatcacatgtcttatatttttccaaatattgttcttcatctaaatgatcaatatcttctaaaagtttatctacaatatgatcaaaattttgttcaactaaattaatatctaaattatcaaaaaccatatgtatactctcattttcaatttcactctcatcctcttctatttttttctagttgcttataattactaaacctaattgttgcttgacttgtactagtttcatatatttgtactttatctaGTTGTCTATTTGATATtacttgtaaattaggcaatgtccactgagttccttctaaaaagctattatctacgggttttgcttctatcatatttacatgtttactgCCAAATGTTTGTACTAAAAtttgaaactctaaattaaacttatgattatatctatcagacactttacctatatacattaagctaatacacatttttatattcttctttcatattataattttttgttcttatgctcactttaatatatttactaaattcattaatcgtcataacataatttggaatacaacctatgactgctaagtttgaacttaagtctactCCAGCTGTTACTATTGCTGGTTGTTGGTGATTATCCtatctatcatcatatatgtatactaaagcTTTTGTACCTACGTGTGCTCTGGTTAATCctgctattccaattaatattgttcccatatgaatctgactaaaatgtgattttctcaaatgagtaactgtttctttactaattagattaagtgtgacttctttatcaatacagcTAACTTCATGTTAACTGATGCTGCTTACAATTCTCcttctgttttcaaataaacctaattgatacaagttatatttatttttctgtgttctctcaaaacctcttcgaataaattcttgtgcttcttttcttcttcatttggataaatatattcccctctaactacttcttttccttttttcctaaagagttccattttctattattaaAAGGATTTAACTTAGGTCttctattattatttgcactcaaagttaaattttctaatttatctagtaaggatggtggaagtgatgaagatgcgttatgtaaaacttggtttatttctgctatttgttcttcaacctgatctaatttttcagccaaacttgaaactaattgaataatcaaattattttgcctaatgggaatattactaTTGGATATTTGTGTTGAAAAATATGTTAAACctactggttctttatctaacttactggtttctttcaaagcttggatatattttctgctagttctagaatcTCTCATTAAAccaataatttatctattttattatgcaacttatctacttgttcacttAACTCTTTTTGTACTAATTGGATTTTTTGAACTTCTATTTTTAGCTGCTCAATTATTTCTAATGATCTAAGTTCTACTTATTTCGGCTTACTATATATAAGATCaacaagctcttttatctctcttttgctaggaaacctttaaatatttttattattatcttctaactgagatgtaatataatctaaatttggtgcgatggcaagtgccttcgcccatgagcggtaggtctcgggttcgagacttgggagcagcctctccataaatgggggtaaggctagccgacattcacctctcccagaccctgcgtaaagcgggagccttgtgcactgggtacgacctttatttttatagaatttttctgaaaatgctctaacaactagtttaacaaatgattatgcttattattttctaattttatattttctacttgactaataataagatctacaatactattgacttgtggattttcttcactatgcaaAATACGATTATGCTTTCTtaatggaaaataacaaactaaactattttggtctaaagttaattttcttttttaaggttcactaatttctaaattaagataatctatcataaactacaatCTACCTTTCTCTAGGGTTACGGCTAACTGGTTTCTTAAAaactctcttttttctctcaaggtctctaaaacttgatatgttgttctttttgcttctaaaattttatgctgcacttctgttttattatttttacgaATAAATGAAGGCTGTTCAAGATAGCCAAGATTaaacttttgcttcttcaaagtactgataattcttttggatatatatgctaatcttctctttatgctagttaTAGTTGAATGTCTGGGAAAATAAATACCTGGTAATTATGGTTGACAGGGTCTACAGGGACAATAATATCTGTTGTTCATACacaataaacaaatatgatatCAGTTGTATCAATGACTTCTATCCTCAAGGTattttactattataattatactattaaaatgctaagcttggctctgataccaaattcgcaACACATGCTTGGTTAAATAGTCggatgaccattataacaactagacatagaaccttgcacatggaactcaacatgtttcagcatgacgACCACTCACAAtacaagtataaggccttaacgGCTAAACTCAGAGGTACCCTAGTTAATGTCCAATTATTTGTATGGCaagcattcaactataacaaaatgctcgaacaaagtatgatcatcagtttagcaggttaataatataatcacaatagtgtttccctgttttggactagaagtctaattaaacaaacacactaaagaatgaaaagaaaacttacttaagacttggagattgcttgaatatgtacacttgaacttttattgatatatggaatgtttacagagatagttgtttacaagaaagtgattacaaagaagtgtttacaaggatgcTATGAAGGCTACGAATGCTTGAGTGTATGAGGTGGGTATGGTGTTTTCAGATGTTGAGAGAGGTGTTTTGCATGGGAGGAAAAACTCTCTTATATACAAAAGCTGATTCCTAAACAAAACAGAATaacttttcaatatttacaactTTTTGGATAGTGACAAcacactgtttctgaaagctgTCAGCACTGTTTTTGAAAACTGTTGAAAGCCACGTGAACCCATATTGTATTGGTTGCTGTAATGTTTGCCACCTTAACTATGCCATGCAAATTTTTTCTGAAAGTGTCACCTTCATTGCTGAGCAATCTTGTATGCATGTGTGAAGGGCATGATTGGCATTTTTGCTAAGTTTTGTCCTGATGATTAAAAAGAAAGTTTTTTgggtgttttggttagttttccattaTTTCTTTGGCTTTTATACAATTGTGAACATTTAACTCTTTAATTTAActaaataactaaaaataagtagttaaatgtttttaaaaataaatatagaataaataaaacaaaagggtattttagtaatcatatcaATTTTTATTCCGATTCagctgaattagtaaacaattttTATGAATTCAGTTTTATTTCTATTCCGATTCTTGAACATTTAAGTATACAGCTTCAATAGGAATCCGATTCTAATTCCTCATCATTTCAATTTattctcaattcaatttctcATATTTTGATTACGGTTATTTAAACGAGCCTTAAATGAATTGGAAATAGCAAATGGTAAGATGACAAAATTTCAGAAGTTTTTAAAAGTAATGATATAATCCAGAAAATAAATGTTTAGTCTGATAGACTTATACAGTGGATGGATTTGGAACCTGTGAAGTTCATCAATGCATGTAGTGGTGgcatgggggggggggggtacgCAAGATGGGACCTGTGCATGATTTGATTACAGGGCATGGATCGATTGATTTGGACACATGAAGAGAACTATTGTACGGTccttcaaatttaatttattcaaaCGTTGATCAATTGATTGAAAGTGAGCAATTGTGAATCTTGGTTAACCAACAAAACCATACAAATCTAATTATTATTGCATCCAACCAAAGTTTTAATACCATTTTCTTCAGAAAACGAATAGTACTTGACCTCATATGTGTTTTAGTCATGCACATGGAATTAGCAAGGATGAAGGGACGTCAAAATTTGTTAGTTAATCATTTAGTGACTGATAGTTAAATGAATTAGAAGACTGCATGCATATTGCAATACCATTCTGGAATGCTTGCTAGCGATAAACACGATTACATCGATCTTCAGTATGAATTCACATTCCATACCAACGAATCCAAACGAAATACAAACCTTTATTCTGAGAGCAATTTACATGGAATCAATTCACCATTACCATGACAATTTGGTTCAATAATACAATGATATGTGAAGAGAAACTTAACTAAAATCTCGTTTTATACAAGTTATTTTcctcaattatatatataaaaaaaaaagacgtgATCGATCAATTATAAAAGTATATGCAAGTTCAGCATTGAATGTGACAATATTctcattataaaaaaatttacaagcaAACCATCCATGCTATGTTGTTCGGTCTCACCTTCTTATACATCTTAATGGGATTATTCACTATTGAAATACAATATATCTTAACTAGGAAGGGCTACACTAATgcacattttcttttcttttgagaaaacaaCATGGATCAATTCAGTTAATAATGCACTTGAATTTTGGATGAAATTAGTAGAAATCCAAACAGAAATTGCAGCTGCAGTATTAGCTGATGATTAGGAGAAGCTAATATATGTATAAAAGATAATAGAAGGTTACAtggcttttttgttttttatttgtcaaacgatagatttattAGATTAGGGAGCTAACGGGGTTCAAACTCATGTCATAGTGTAAGAGCAACGCTCCTCTCCACCATTGTGGTAGAGAGCCACTTGCAATAGAAGTCTAAATGTTGGTGTTGCCAAAATTTTGTGTTGACCTCGCCTAAAAGCACACCAAAATAAAGTTTATATCGTCGTCGACCCCTGACTTTGGTTTATGGTCGGCGGCAACTGATCTACAATCATATTTTTTTGAGCTTTTTTTGTCCAAGTTTTTTGAGCTTTTGTCTCACAGGTTTGGGTGCTATGCccattttgtgtttttcttcttgtttgtgTTTTTCCTCACCCACTCTCTAGATCTGTAGATGAGAATATTCCTCCACCTCTTTCTTTCATCCTTGCCACTGATAAGAGTATTGAGTGAATGTCTGTGATGTTGCCAAATGTCAACAGATTAGCTTTGCAGTTATAAGTTTGTTTGAAGTTAGCTTAGCTTGTAAGCTAACTTAGAAAGTATAAATACTCTTGTAATGAAACAGTTACAACTAATGAAATATACAATACAATTCAGATAACTTCTTATCTAAGTTTTCTCtctcaattctctctctctctctctctctctctctctctctctctctctctctctctctctcactcttaaCCTTTTTCCTTACTACTAATTTAGCTTGGTTTATATGGTATCTTCGCCGAAAAAGCATAAAGCTTAACGACTCATCGATCTGGGTTTTCTGTATCTGCTTCCACCTTTGCTCGCACAAGTCTGAGCACTGATCCTCGTCTCGATTCTCCAATATATGTCTTCCATTTCTGATTTAGGGTTCTATTTCCAAATTGGATTTCTGAATTCTTGTTTGGAATTACGCACACCAAGTGTTTGATACTTGTTCTCTGCCAGTTTCTGTGAAGAAAAGTTGCAACGATGGTAACCGCCTCTCAGTTGCAGATCTTGCAATTGCCCATTACGTCTCTCATTTCCTCTGTTTCTACGTCTATGACTATGAAGCTTGATGACACCAATTACTTGACATGGCACTTCCAGATGCAACTTCTGTTGGAAGGTAATGGAATTATATGGTTTGTTAATGGTTCTAAACCATGTCTTTCTCGATTTTATGATGAGAATTCTGGTGATTCTGATGTTGTTTATAATAATACTACTGTTAGGGTCGAGTCAGATACATACAAGATATAGAAAATGCATGACAAAGCATTGATGCAACTCATTTTTGCAACTCTTTCATCTCCTGCGATTTATTACACCATTGGTAGTACTAGTTCTTTGGATTTTTAGACTCGACTAAAGGAACAATTCTCAATAGTTACTCGCACCAGCATTTTCCAaatgaaatctgagttgcaaaCTATCAAGAAAGGTAATGAATCCATCACTTTGTATATTCAAAGGATTAAGGAAGCTAGAGATTACTTGTCTGCTTCTAGTGTTTGCTTTAAATATGATGATATTGCAATTCTTACACTGAATGGTCTGCCATTTGAGTTTAATACCATTAGGTCAGTCATTAGGGGTCATGACACTGTTATTCCACTAAAAGATCTTCGTTCTCAATTGCTTGCTGAAGAAGTAATGATTTAGAATATGAATGATGCACCTATGCTCACTGCTTTGGTTGCTCAACAATCTGATTTCAATTCCAAGAATTCTAGTTTTTCCTCTCAGAATAATTCTGGTGGTTTCTCATCTCAAAATTCTAACCCCAATTGTTAATCTAATGGTTacagaagcttcaacaacaaaaataaaggcAGGGATAGGTTCAATTTTAATAACAGGTTTAGGAAATTCTCCACAGCAGTTTGGTTCTTCTTTAGCAATAACTTTTCAAATATGTGGCAAACATGATCATCTTGCAGACACATGTTGATTCAGAAATGCACTTGTTTCTCAAGGGTGTCAAATATGTAGGGAAAACAACCACTTTGCTGATACATGTCGATTTAGAAATGCTGGGCTAAATTCAGGATGTCAAATTTGTGGTAAGTCCAACCACAATGCTCATTTTTGTTTCCAAAAGAACTCTACTGCTCCAATGAATGCCATGCATGCTCACACCAACTCTGGAACTCAGTCTTCATTGCCCATCTACCCCACCTCAGCAAGTATGGCTCACTCATTTAGGAGCAATGAACCACATGACAACATAATTGCAAAATCTGTCTCTTGCAACACCTTATCCATCAAATGAGACCATACAAGCTGCTAATAGTGAAGGTTTAGCCATATCCCATATTAGTTCCACAATCCTTAAAACTCCATTAAATTCCTTAAAGTTAAATTCAGTTTTATATGTTCCCAAGctaacacaaaatatgttgttagttcatagAATCTGCTTGGATAATAAGTGTTGGTTAATATTTGATGCATTTTGTTTCTAGATTTAGGACAAAACCACATGGAGGATAATCTACAAAGGGTTATACAGTAATGGTTTGTATCCTATTATCACACCAACATCCAATGCTTTTTCAAAACATGCATATGCTGGTGCTTATCTTGGACAGCAAGTCAACTTAAGGTTATGGCATAACAGACTAGGTCACCCTTCTAATCCTATAGTATCCCAAATGTTAAGAAAGTCCACTGTGTCTTGTAATATTGATTCACTACCTATGTTGTGTTCTACTTGTTTGGAAGGAAAACTTACTAAACTTCATTTTCTCTTGTCTCAGTTTAAGTCTGTAAAACCTTTTGAGATAGTCCATAGTGATGTGTGGGGCCCAGCTCTTTGTTTGTCCGTTGAATGGTTCAAATATTATGTAACCTACATTGATGAGTGTATTAGATACAATTGGATTTTCCCAATAAGTAATAAAAGTGATGTTTACTCTCATTTGTCTCATTTTATCAATACATTGTCAATCAATTTGATGTATCTGTTAAAATATTACAAATAGATGGGGGAGGGGAGTATATAGGGAAATTTTTTCAAGCCTTTCTTTTGGATAAAAGGATTGTTCATCACATGTCTTACACTCATACTCCTGAACAAAACAGCCTAGCTAAAAGGAAACATAGGCATATCATCGAGACATCGATCACATTTTTACAAACAGCATCCTTACCTCCTTCATTTTGGTCTTATGCAACTCAAGCATCTATCTAGCTTATAAATAGGATGCCTTCTCCCACATTGGATAACAAATCCCCATTTGAACTGTTATTTCATGCCATTCTAGAAATACAACATCTTAGAACGTTTGGTTGTTCTTGTTACCCATTACTTAGACCTTATAACAATACCAAACTTCAACCTAGAACTACAAAGTTCATTTTCTTAGGGTATGCTTCTAGGTTCAAAGGGTACATATGTTTTGAGGCTGCTAAGAAAAAGGTTTATATATCTAGATTTTCGATGAATCTGAGTTCCCTTATCCCAACTTAATATCTCCACTCAAACCAGTTAATTATTCATTACCAACACCAACAGTCTTCAATCATGTTTTAGTTCCAAATAATGATAATGTAATGGTTGTGCCTCCTGCTTATTTTCCAAATCATACTCAGTCTAGCCAATCACAGTCTGGTTTACATAGGTCAATGGAAACTAGACATCAACCTATACCTATAAATAGTTAGTCAAATAATCAACCTAGTATGTCTATGCCATCTGCAACATTAACTACTAGTCTATCAATGAAGCTGCAACTACACCCATTACTGTCACTACAAATCAGTCCTTATCCTTTTTTGTCCATGTGGTACCTGAATTGTAGACTAATCAACTTCAAGTGGTTCTTTCAATTCCACCACTCAATTTGCATCCCATGCAAACTAGATCAAAGAGTGAGATCTCCAAAAAGGTTGCATTGTTGTTTGTTATACATGAGCATGGAGGAGTTGATCTCACTTAAGTAGAACCAGTTACTTACAAGTTTGCCTTGAAATCTTCAGTGTGGTTTCATGCTATGAAAGAGAAACTTATAGCTCTTCATAATCAAGTAACTTGGTCCTTGGTGCCTCTTCCTCGTCACAAAAATTTATTGGGCTGCAAATTGgtattcaaaatataaaaaaatgttgATGGGTTCATAAGGAGATATAAGGCCAGATTGGTTGCAAAAGGGGTTAATCAAGAAGAAGGAATTGACTATGGTGAGACCTTCAGTCCAGTGGTTAAACCAACCACTGTGAGGCTAGTAATTGCTTTGGCTACACACCATGGTTGGTCTTTAAGACAACTCGATGTGAAAAATGCCTTTTTACGTGGCATTCTCTAAGAAAAGGTATATATGTCTCAAAATATTGGATTTCTTGATTCTAAACATGGTGATTATGTTTGCAAGCTTCATAAATCTctatatggtttgaaacaagccCCTAGGGCATGAAATGACAGGTTTACAAAGTTTTTGCCTTCATTGGGATTTCAGTTTACTTATTCTGATTCATCTTTATTTGTCAAGCATGTTAGTGGCTCTATTGTGATTATActgttatatgttgatgatataatcGTCACAGGCACTGCAATTCAAGTTATTAGTGAGGTTATCCATGCTTTGGCTAATGAATTTGACATCAAGGACTTAGGACCTTTACATTATTTCCTGGGCATACAAATTGTGAAGCAATCAGATGGGATAGTTTTGTCTCAGGATAAATATGTCATAGACCTTCTCACTAAGTTTGAAATGTTGTCCTCTAAACCTTATGCCACCCTTTGCTTGCCATACAATCAATTAATGAAGGATGATGGGAAACCATACAACAATCCATCCTTGTATAGGAGTTTAGTGGGGCTCTCTAGTATCTCACTTTCAAACAACCTGATATTGCTTTTGTAGTACATCAAGTGTGTCACTTCATGCAAACACCAATGGAATCTCATTTCATGGTTGTGAAAAGGATTCTCATATATCTCAAGGCAACACAAGGTTGTGGTATTCATTATGTTAAGGGAGATTTGGATCTTAAAGCTTTTTGTGATGCAGATTAGGTAGAGGATCCTAATGATAGGAGATCCATCACTGGTTTGGTTGTTTTTTCTAGGGTCAAATCTGATATCATGGTCTTCTAAGAAACAACAAACAGTTTCTCGTTCCTCCACTAAAGCCAAGAATAGGGCATTGTCCTCCACTGTAGCTGAGATTGACTGGATTAAGAAGTTATTGCATTTTCTGCAGGTTCCATTCTCTAATAAGCCAACCTTGTACTGTGACAATCTTGCAACCATTGCCTTAACTTTGAATCCTGTTAAGCACCAACGGACAAAACATATTGAACTTGACATACATTTTGTCCGAGAGAGAGTGGCAAAACAACTTCTGCAAGTTCACTTTATGTCTTTTGCTGAGCAGTTTGAAGATATTTTAACCAAGG encodes:
- the LOC139195016 gene encoding uncharacterized protein, producing MVTASQLQILQLPITSLISSVSTSMTMKLDDTNYLTWHFQMQLLLEGNGIIWFVNGSKPCLSRFYDENSGDSDVVYNNTTTRLKEQFSIVTRTSIFQMKSELQTIKKGNESITLYIQRIKEARDYLSASSVCFKYDDIAILTLNGLPFEFNTIRSVIRGHDTVIPLKDLRSQLLAEEVMI